The following coding sequences lie in one Psychrilyobacter atlanticus DSM 19335 genomic window:
- the glgA gene encoding glycogen synthase GlgA, translated as MKILFVSSEAHPFAKSGGLGDVAYSLPKALVKTTDIRVIMPKYTSIHDRYRSGMRLVSKFTTNVSWREKYVGLYNMKYDNIPFYFIDNEGYFNRPDAYGYFDDGERFAYFARAVIDSIEHMDFIPDIIHCNDWQSALIPVFLRAFYGDKYKDIKVVYTIHNLKFQGVYSKNTLHDILGLSDYYFDEERLKFNDAISYMKGGITFSDYITTVSDTYANEIKYPFFGEGLHGLFQKLDYKVTGIVNGIDYETFNPRKDKELCTKYGISTRVKKIKNKLALQKELGLLESESIPVIGIVTRLTGQKGLDLIAHILEELLVLDVQLVVLGTGDIQFEDLFRYYAHIYPSKLSANITFDSALAKKIYAGSDIFLMPSLFEPCGLSQLISMRYGTIPIVRETGGLKDTVIPYNEFEETGTGFGFKNYNAHELLETLKYALSVYEKKEKWDKLVKNAMERKSSWANAAKEYKKIYKALINKK; from the coding sequence ATGAAAATATTATTTGTAAGTAGTGAGGCACACCCCTTTGCCAAGAGCGGAGGGTTAGGGGATGTAGCATACTCCCTTCCTAAAGCCCTTGTTAAAACCACAGATATCAGGGTGATTATGCCTAAATACACAAGTATCCATGATAGATATCGTAGTGGAATGAGATTGGTATCTAAGTTTACAACTAATGTATCTTGGAGGGAAAAATATGTAGGTCTTTATAATATGAAATATGATAATATTCCATTTTATTTTATAGATAATGAAGGTTATTTTAATCGTCCAGATGCCTATGGGTATTTTGATGACGGAGAACGATTTGCGTATTTTGCTAGAGCAGTAATAGATTCTATTGAACATATGGACTTTATACCTGATATAATCCATTGCAATGATTGGCAGTCAGCTTTAATTCCTGTGTTTTTAAGGGCTTTTTATGGAGACAAATATAAAGATATAAAGGTGGTATATACTATACATAATCTTAAATTCCAGGGTGTGTATAGCAAAAATACACTTCACGATATCCTAGGTTTGAGTGATTATTATTTTGATGAGGAAAGATTAAAGTTTAACGACGCAATTTCCTATATGAAAGGGGGAATCACTTTTTCTGACTATATAACTACAGTGAGTGATACGTATGCCAATGAGATAAAATATCCTTTTTTTGGAGAGGGTCTTCACGGTCTTTTTCAAAAGTTAGATTATAAAGTTACAGGAATAGTAAATGGTATAGATTATGAGACCTTTAACCCTAGAAAAGATAAGGAGCTTTGCACTAAATATGGGATCTCTACAAGAGTAAAAAAAATAAAGAATAAACTGGCTTTACAGAAAGAATTAGGACTCCTAGAGAGTGAGAGTATACCAGTTATAGGGATTGTAACACGGCTTACAGGGCAAAAAGGTTTAGATCTTATAGCACATATATTAGAAGAATTATTAGTTCTAGATGTACAGCTGGTTGTATTAGGAACTGGAGATATTCAATTTGAAGATCTATTTAGATATTATGCACATATATATCCATCTAAATTATCAGCAAATATTACTTTTGACAGTGCACTAGCTAAAAAAATATATGCTGGATCGGACATATTCTTGATGCCGTCATTATTTGAACCGTGTGGATTATCTCAATTGATTTCTATGAGGTATGGAACTATCCCTATTGTAAGGGAAACAGGGGGATTAAAGGATACTGTTATTCCATATAACGAGTTTGAAGAGACAGGAACAGGCTTTGGATTTAAAAATTATAATGCTCATGAATTGTTGGAAACCTTAAAGTATGCTTTAAGTGTCTATGAAAAGAAAGAAAAATGGGATAAATTGGTTAAAAATGCCATGGAAAGAAAGAGCAGCTGGGCAAATGCAGCTAAAGAATATAAGAAGATATACAAAGCTCTGATAAATAAAAAATAG
- a CDS encoding glycogen/starch/alpha-glucan phosphorylase — MNITKEKILSDLKKVAMIMFTKEFVDTSKEDQYKIFATVIKGYLSENWLEKNENYRIGKEKQVYYFSLEFLLGKMTCTNIINLGLEELCMEVMDELGLDFKGFDKYDAEPGLGNGGLGRLAACFLDSMASIGIPGHGCGIRYDYGLFEQKIVNGEQIEGPDNWLKNGFVWETKKSHQSKRIKFYGDITLKELGGCLTPVHTGYETILAVPYDVPIVGYKNKVVNNLRLWKAQIEGNDFDFNSFSYGTFSELDEKKRNAEAISKLLYPDDTTESGRLLRLKQEYFFVSAGLQSIVDYNSKKGITPNEFPNTFSIQINDTHPALCVAEFMRILIDEKKVYWDEAWEITKEVMSYTNHTILTEAMEKWEIDKVQQLIPRVYMIIEEINRRFCDEVYQKYDDWDRVMEVAIIKDRLINMAHLAIVGSHSINGVSKLHTEVLTKKVLKNFYELYPERFNNKTNGITHRRWLLKSNKALTTLIDEMIGSSWKDDPNLLEKLTEFSEDKNFCEKIEGIKLENKKKLAELIWQETGIEVDINSIFDTHVKRLHGYKRQLLNILHIIYLYREILENKDFTMHPKTFIFSAKAAPGYYLAKRIIKLINSVGKLINNDDRINKFIKVIFIPNYSVSKAQIIIPGSDLSEQISTVGMEASGTSNMKFMMNGALTIGTLDGANVEIKEAVGGENIFIFGLNYKELKEIEKKQSYNPIKFLKENPKINKIVEMLRDGTFGGDFSSIYSHLVDEDRYFVLKDFNSYLETHKKIDGIYRDRDRWNSMVVKNIAKSGHFSSDNTIRKYAEEIWKI; from the coding sequence ATGAATATTACAAAAGAAAAGATCCTATCTGATTTAAAAAAAGTGGCTATGATAATGTTCACAAAGGAATTTGTGGATACATCTAAGGAAGATCAGTATAAGATATTTGCCACAGTTATAAAGGGGTATCTTTCAGAAAATTGGTTGGAAAAAAATGAAAATTATAGGATTGGAAAGGAAAAACAGGTATATTATTTTTCTTTAGAATTTTTATTGGGAAAGATGACATGTACTAATATAATTAATTTAGGTTTAGAAGAACTATGTATGGAAGTTATGGATGAATTGGGGTTAGATTTCAAGGGATTTGATAAATATGACGCTGAACCAGGTCTTGGAAATGGTGGATTAGGAAGACTAGCGGCTTGTTTTTTAGATTCTATGGCATCTATAGGAATACCAGGACATGGATGTGGTATAAGGTATGATTATGGCTTATTTGAACAAAAAATAGTAAATGGAGAGCAGATAGAAGGGCCTGATAATTGGTTAAAAAATGGATTCGTTTGGGAGACTAAAAAAAGTCATCAGTCTAAAAGGATAAAATTTTATGGAGACATAACTTTAAAAGAGTTAGGGGGATGTTTAACTCCTGTTCATACGGGGTATGAAACAATCCTAGCGGTTCCCTATGATGTACCTATTGTAGGTTATAAGAATAAGGTTGTAAATAATCTGAGATTATGGAAAGCTCAAATAGAAGGTAATGATTTTGATTTTAATTCCTTTAGTTATGGTACTTTTTCAGAGTTAGATGAAAAGAAAAGAAACGCCGAGGCTATTTCAAAACTGTTATATCCAGATGATACCACTGAAAGCGGTAGATTACTTCGATTAAAACAGGAATATTTCTTTGTCAGTGCCGGACTCCAGAGTATAGTGGACTATAATTCTAAGAAAGGAATTACACCGAATGAATTTCCTAATACCTTCAGCATACAAATAAATGATACCCATCCTGCTCTTTGTGTTGCAGAGTTTATGAGGATTTTAATAGACGAAAAAAAAGTATATTGGGATGAAGCTTGGGAAATCACAAAAGAAGTGATGTCCTATACCAATCACACTATTTTAACTGAAGCTATGGAAAAATGGGAGATAGATAAAGTTCAACAATTAATACCTAGAGTATATATGATAATTGAAGAGATTAACAGAAGGTTTTGTGATGAAGTTTATCAAAAATACGATGATTGGGACAGGGTTATGGAAGTTGCGATTATTAAAGATAGACTAATAAATATGGCACATTTAGCTATTGTAGGAAGTCACTCTATAAATGGAGTCTCAAAGTTACATACAGAGGTCTTAACAAAAAAAGTACTGAAAAACTTTTATGAATTATATCCGGAGAGGTTTAATAATAAGACTAACGGAATAACTCATAGGAGGTGGCTTTTAAAGTCAAATAAAGCACTGACAACATTGATAGATGAGATGATTGGATCTAGTTGGAAAGATGACCCTAATCTTTTGGAAAAATTAACTGAATTTTCAGAAGATAAAAATTTTTGTGAGAAGATAGAGGGAATAAAACTAGAAAATAAAAAAAAATTAGCTGAACTTATATGGCAAGAAACAGGGATAGAGGTTGATATTAATTCTATCTTTGATACCCACGTAAAGAGGCTCCATGGGTATAAAAGGCAGCTTTTGAATATTTTGCATATAATATATTTATACAGAGAAATACTTGAAAATAAAGATTTTACAATGCATCCAAAAACATTTATCTTTTCAGCAAAAGCAGCACCGGGTTATTATTTAGCTAAAAGAATTATAAAATTAATTAATTCTGTAGGAAAGTTAATAAATAATGACGATAGAATCAATAAATTTATAAAAGTAATATTTATTCCAAACTATAGTGTGAGTAAAGCTCAGATAATAATCCCTGGAAGTGACCTAAGTGAACAAATATCCACTGTTGGGATGGAAGCTAGCGGGACATCAAATATGAAATTTATGATGAATGGAGCCTTAACTATTGGGACTTTAGATGGAGCAAATGTTGAAATAAAAGAAGCTGTAGGAGGAGAAAATATATTTATTTTTGGATTAAATTATAAGGAATTAAAAGAAATAGAGAAAAAACAATCTTATAATCCAATAAAATTTTTAAAAGAAAATCCTAAAATAAATAAAATTGTAGAGATGCTCCGAGATGGGACCTTTGGAGGAGATTTTTCAAGTATATACAGCCACTTAGTAGATGAAGATAGATATTTTGTTTTAAAAGATTTTAACTCCTACTTAGAGACTCATAAAAAGATAGATGGTATTTACCGTGATCGCGACAGATGGAATTCAATGGTAGTTAAAAACATTGCAAAATCTGGTCATTTTTCTAGTGATAATACCATAAGAAAATATGCAGAAGAAATTTGGAAGATATAA
- a CDS encoding phosphate signaling complex PhoU family protein, giving the protein MKNLHERIDELTKEFIEMFKNVDRLFKINMEMLEKRVFIQSLYGEAKVVEDRINSCEVKIKEDSIQAIARFQPAARDLRALLTFIDCVKMLERMGDLLKNNLKLMRKLHKHGNGAKEHLYIIEEMAKKVNDIFETYMKAFIEKDEKKIYILLASDEEIDEMRVEVVNEIIDFMKESPENIVGGSIILLLSKKFERLSDKIMQLGKGLIYTMSGENLRKLELEKQ; this is encoded by the coding sequence ATGAAAAATCTTCACGAAAGAATTGATGAACTAACAAAAGAATTTATTGAGATGTTTAAAAATGTAGACAGACTTTTTAAAATCAATATGGAGATGCTTGAAAAAAGAGTCTTTATACAATCACTCTACGGCGAGGCAAAGGTAGTTGAAGATAGGATAAATTCCTGCGAAGTAAAAATAAAGGAAGACTCTATCCAAGCTATAGCCAGATTCCAGCCAGCAGCAAGAGATTTGAGAGCCCTCTTAACCTTCATAGATTGTGTTAAGATGTTAGAGAGGATGGGAGATCTTTTAAAAAACAATCTCAAACTTATGAGAAAGCTCCATAAACACGGTAATGGTGCAAAGGAACACCTCTATATAATTGAGGAGATGGCAAAAAAAGTTAACGACATATTTGAAACCTATATGAAAGCTTTTATAGAAAAAGATGAAAAAAAAATATATATTCTTTTGGCTTCTGACGAAGAGATAGATGAGATGAGAGTAGAAGTTGTAAACGAGATAATCGATTTTATGAAGGAAAGTCCTGAAAATATTGTAGGCGGATCCATCATTCTCCTTTTAAGCAAAAAATTTGAACGGCTGTCAGATAAAATTATGCAGCTTGGGAAGGGACTTATCTACACTATGAGTGGTGAGAATTTAAGAAAATTAGAACTCGAAAAACAATAA
- the pstB gene encoding phosphate ABC transporter ATP-binding protein PstB, whose amino-acid sequence MNNNELRLEVKNFNFYYGKFQALKDVNMDFYKNKVTALIGPSGCGKSTFLRSVNRMNDLIDISKYEGEIKLDGDDIFSKKYDIVELRKKIGMVFQKPNPFPKTIYENIVYGPKLHGEKNKIILDQTVEESLKAVALWDEVKDKLHQSALGLSGGQQQRLCIARAIAVKPEILLMDEPTSALDPISTAKIEELIRKLQKDYTIIIVTHNMQQAARISEYTGFFYQGIVEEFNKTAKIFTNPDNKKTEDYITGKFG is encoded by the coding sequence ATGAACAATAATGAACTTAGGCTGGAAGTAAAAAACTTTAATTTTTATTACGGTAAATTTCAAGCTTTAAAAGATGTTAATATGGATTTTTATAAAAATAAAGTCACAGCCCTTATCGGCCCTTCTGGGTGTGGGAAATCTACATTTTTAAGATCGGTAAATAGGATGAACGACCTCATAGATATATCAAAATATGAGGGAGAAATTAAATTAGATGGGGATGATATTTTCAGCAAAAAATATGATATTGTTGAACTCAGAAAAAAAATTGGAATGGTTTTTCAAAAACCAAACCCATTTCCAAAAACTATATATGAAAATATTGTCTATGGTCCAAAACTTCATGGGGAAAAAAACAAAATAATCTTAGATCAAACTGTAGAAGAGAGTTTAAAGGCAGTGGCTCTATGGGATGAAGTAAAAGACAAACTCCATCAATCTGCTCTCGGCCTTTCAGGGGGACAACAGCAGAGACTTTGTATAGCCAGGGCCATTGCAGTAAAGCCAGAGATTCTTCTCATGGATGAACCCACATCTGCACTAGACCCTATCTCTACAGCTAAGATAGAAGAGCTCATAAGAAAGCTTCAAAAGGATTACACTATAATCATAGTGACTCATAATATGCAGCAAGCAGCCAGAATCTCTGAATATACCGGGTTCTTCTATCAGGGTATAGTGGAGGAGTTCAATAAAACTGCAAAGATCTTTACCAATCCTGACAACAAAAAAACAGAGGATTATATCACAGGTAAATTTGGATAG